The following are encoded together in the Daucus carota subsp. sativus chromosome 5, DH1 v3.0, whole genome shotgun sequence genome:
- the LOC108221443 gene encoding protein FAR1-RELATED SEQUENCE 5-like — protein sequence MFYRDYGRRVGFEVIIRTTHRRVKTREICSRLYICRKGGRLVPKSLDEDMDVQKKRRNRDSIGRTDCTARMYVVNREKLKKWEVTLVDLKHNHTMISKDEVHFMQRPRNITPVIQELIVTLNRSGIGPSKTLNVLGELTGGLENIGFGSQDVRNVLRDIQHYVFDSTDASEGLALLRELKGNSQGEFFYKVDVDEENHVRAMLWVDPRSLNAYQNFGDIVVFDSTYRTNRIGAIGNKAPQTIITDQDIAIGNAIAEVLPNTNHLFCTWHISTKFGEKLSHLYANHDHFKEDFNSCIYKSLTVAQFEDRWEALVEKYDLMNHSWLQDMYSVRHKWVHVYTKLHFTTGMTTTSRSESMNSFFDEFVNASTGLKQFIENSQKALEKQYLREREADYETKNKERSKITSSSLENHAAFTYTKEMFRRFQHELKKSGAYVVIEKESNAIYKHYEAYKTTVPEEYRKYYVLIVTENGTITCVCRKFESSGMFCRHIIRYLYKMQWTEIPKHTLCKAFHDLAARGSCSIARYNYLMGVIEKESDFIENFPNEGVKKRAREEDDDAHEDGDQPYGTTP from the exons ATGTTCTATAGAGATTATGGTAGACGTGTTGGTTTTGAAGTGATAATTAGAACCACACATAGGCGTGTGAAAACTAGAGAAATTTGTTCGcgtttatatatatgtcgaaAGGGTGGTCGATTAGTACCCAAGTCTTTGGATGAAGATATGGATGTTCAAAAAAAGAGGAGAAATAGGGATTCTATTGGTAGAACGGATTGTACGGCGCGGATGTACGTTGTTAATAGGGAAAAATTGAAGAAATGGGAAGTGACATTGGTCGATTTGAAACACAATCACACGATGATTTCAAAGGATGAAGTGCATTTTATGCAAAGGCCAAGGAATATAACTCCCGTTATTCAGGAATTAATTGTGACATTGAATAGATCGGGTATTGGGCCTTCAAAAACATTAAATGTGTTAGGGGAGTTAACGGGTGGGTTGGAGAATATTGGATTTGGTAGTCAAGATGTTCGGAATGTATTGCGTGATATTCAACATTATGTGTTCGATTCGACTGATGCTTCAGAGGGTTTGGCATTACTTCGAGAATTGAAAGGTAATAGTCAAGGTGAATTTTTCTATAAAGTTGATGTGGATGAGGAAAATCATGTGCGGGCCATGTTGTGGGTTGATCCGAGATCACTCAATGCCTACCAAAATTTCGGAGATATTGTTGTTTTTGACTCCACCTATCGTACTAATAG AATCGGGGCTATCGGGAACAAAGCTCCACAAACAATCATCACCGATCAAGACATTGCTATTGGAAACGCAATTGCCGAAGTTTTGCCGAACACAAATCATTTATTTTGTACGTGGCATATAAGTACAAAATTTGGTGAAAAATTATCGCATTTATATGCAAATCATGATCACTTCAAAGAAGATTTTAACTCTTGCATCTACAAGTCACTAACGGTTGCACAATTCGAAGATAGGTGGGAGGCATTAgttgaaaaatatgatttgatgAACCATTCTTGGTTACAAGATATGTACTCCGTTCGACACAAGTGGGTCCATGTTTACACTAAACTTCACTTCACAACCGGGATGACCACTACCTCTAGAAGTGAGTCGATGAATTCTTTCTTCGATGAATTTGTCAATGCTAGTACCGGTTTGAAACAGTTCATAGAGAATTCACAAAAAGCATTGGAGAAACAATATTTACGTGAAAGAGAGGCTGATTATGAAACAAAGAATAAGGAAAGGTCCAaaataacatcatcatcattggaGAATCATGCGGCATTTACTTACACGAAAGAAATGTTCAGACGTTTTCAACACGAACTCAAAAAAAGTGGAGCTTATGTTGTGATTGAGAAAGAGAGCAATGCAATTTACAAGCATTACGAAGCATATAAAACAACGGTTCCAGAGGAGTatagaaaatattatgttttgatCGTCACCGAGAATGGCACCATAACTTGTGTTTGTCGAAAATTTGAAAGTTCGGGAATGTTTTGTCGTCATATTATTCGATACTTGTATAAGATGCAATGGACAGAGATTCCTAAGCA TACTCTATGCAAAGCATTCCATGATTTAGCAGCTCGTGGAAGTTGTTCAATAGCGAGATACAATTATCTCATGGGTGTGATTGAAAAAGAATcggattttattgaaaattttccgAATGAGGGTGTGAAAAAACGTGCGCGTGAGGAAGATGATGATGCACATGAGGATGGGGATCAACCATATGGcactacgccataa
- the LOC108221444 gene encoding uncharacterized protein LOC108221444, translated as MEEEISNIWIGLPRYSAEYGKGVEDFLKNAFPVGAVGNEMKCPCKHCINRKWHTRNVINDHLVCSGPSPAHVKWIYDTSQMKIQSSSNFIDYETGMDFGNNLDEMFNCMGKKFDNCEGRPNIEAQKFYRRVDEGKQPLYLGCTNFSRLGFMIRLYHLKCVHGISESAFGELLNLMKEAFPQAHLPLSFNAAKNMIKDLGLHYEKIHACPNSCMLYWAENEDKDKCKTCGVSRWVVQEKKGSAANNEPEKLIHKVPANVMRYFPLKPRLERMFMCKEFSQLMTWHAVGRKKDGKLRHPADGKAWKMMDAQYPDFCSENRNVNLAVAADGFSPYRAMNLTHSTWAIVLVNYNLPPWLCMKQENLILSTLISGPNSPGNNIDVYMQPLIAELKELWDVGIETYDALTNHNFKLRARMVWTISDFPGYAMLSGWSTKGKLACPVCHYETSSCYLKHSRKMCYMNHRKWRLDKKRFNGEIEMGQIPPILSGFDIAELLQGFENHFEKPKKKG; from the coding sequence ATGGAAGAGGAGATCAGTAACATTTGGATAGGACTACCGAGATATAGTGCAGAATATGGCAAGGGGGTAGaagattttttgaaaaatgcCTTCCCTGTTGGTGCTGTGGGCAACGAAATGAAGTGCCCCTGCAAACACTGTATTAATCGTAAATGGCATACAAGAAATGTCATCAATGACCATCTTGTTTGCAGCGGGCCTTCCCCGGCACATGTAAAATGGATTTACGATACTTCACAAATGAAAATACAGTCTAGTTCTAACTTTATAGATTATGAAACGGGGATGGATTTTGGAAATAATTTAGACGAGATGTTCAATTGTATGGGTAAGAAGTTCGATAATTGTGAAGGCAGACCAAATATAGAGGCGCAAAAGTTTTATAGGCGGGTTGATGAGGGAAAGCAACCATTATATCTGGGATGTACTAACTTTTCTCGATTAGGTTTCATGATAAGACTTTATCATTTAAAGTGTGTTCATGGAATTAGTGAGTCTGCATTCGGGGAGTTGCTTAACCTAATGAAAGAAGCCTTTCCTCAAGCCCATCTGCCTTTGTCCTTTAATGCAGCAAAAAATATGATTAAGGATTTAGGTCTCCATTATGAGAAAATACATGCATGCCCAAACAGCTGCATGTTGTATTGGGCAGAAAATGAAGATAAAGATAAATGTAAAACTTGTGGAGTTTCTAGGTGGGTTGTACAAGAGAAAAAAGGCAGTGCTGCTAATAACGAGCCCGAGAAGCTGATTCACAAAGTGCCGGCAAATGTAATGAGGTATTTTCCACTAAAACCAAGGTTGGAACGGATGTTCATGTGCAAAGAATTTTCCCAACTGATGACATGGCACGCAGTAGGACGGAAAAAGGATGGGAAACTCAGACATCCGGCTGATGGCAAGGCTTGGAAGATGATGGATGCTCAATATCCTGATTTTTGTTCggaaaatagaaatgtgaaCTTAGCTGTAGCGGCTGATGGATTCAGCCCCTATCGTGCAATGAATTTAACTCATAGCACATGGGCAATTGTGTTGGTCAACTATAACCTTCCACCTTGGCTGTGcatgaaacaagaaaatttgataCTCTCCACATTAATATCAGGTCCGAATTCACCGGGGAATAATATAGATGTGTATATGCAGCCTTTGATTGCGGAGTTAAAAGAATTATGGGATGTCGGCATCGAAACTTACGATGCCTTGACTAACCATAATTTTAAGCTACGTGCACGCATGGTATGGACCATAAGCGACTTTCCTGGTTATGCAATGTTGTCCGGCTGGAGCACGAAGGGAAAACTAGCGTGTCCGGTGTGCCATTACGAGACTTCTTCTTGTTATTTAAAACACAGCAGAAAGATGTGCTACATGAACCATCGAAAGTGGAGGCTGGATAAAAAAAGATTTAACGGTGAGATTGAAATGGGACAAATTCCGCCGATTCTATCAGGATTTGATATTGCAGAGTTGTTGCAGGGGTTCGAAAACCATTTCGAGAAACCCAAAAAAAAAGGTTAA